A segment of the Homoserinimonas aerilata genome:
TCAGGATGCTGGCGCCGCCGAATGGGAAGTTCTGGTTGGCACCCACCGTGGCGAGCGCGATGAGCGGGATGAGCGCCACGATGCCGAGGTAGAGCGAACCGGGAAGCGTGACCCTGGTGAGCACGTAGTCGAGGTACTCCGCCGTCGGGCGGCCCGCACGGATGCCCGGGATGAAGCCGCCGTACTTCTTCATGTTGTCTGCGACCTCTTCGGGGTTGAAGGTGATCGCGACGTAGAAGTACGTGAACCCGATGATGAGCACGAAGTACACGGCCATGTAGAGCGGGTTGTCGCCCGAGGTCAGGTTGTCCTGCACCCACTGCACCCACGGGGCCGGCAGGTCACCGTTCGCCGGCTGGTTGAACTGCGCGATGAGGGCGGGCAGGTACAGCAGCGACGAGGCGAAGATCACGGGGATCACGCCTGCCATGTTGACCTTGATCGGGATGTAGGTGTTGTTGCCACCGTAGGTGCGACGCCCGACCATACGCTTCGCGTACTGCACCGGAACACGGCGCTGGGACTGCTCGACGAAGACGACCGCCGTCATGATGACGAGGCCGACCGCGAGAACCAGCAGGAAGATCTCGAAGGAGCGGGCGACGGCGATGCTCCACAGAGCGGTCGGGAACGTCGCGGCGATCGAGATGAAGATGAGGAGCGACATGCCGTTGCCGATGCCGCGCTCGGTGATGAGCTCACCCATCCACATGATGAGGCCGGTACCGGCGGTCATCGTGATGACCATCAGCAGGATGGCGTACCAGGCGTCGTTGGTGATGAGCGCCGAGCAGTCAGCCGAGCCGTTGGACCCGAAGAGGGTGCCGCTGCGGGCGACCGTGACGAGTGTCGTCGACTGCAGAACGCCGAGGCCGATCGTGAGGTAACGCGTGTACTGCGTCAGCTTGGCCTGGCCGGACTGGCCCTCCTTGTAGAGGGTGTCGAAGTGGGGGATGACCACGCGCAGCAACTGCACGATGATCGAGGCCGTGATGTACGGCATGATGCCCAGCGCAAAGACGGAGAGTTGAAGGAGCGCGCCACCGCTGAACAGGTTGACGAGCTCGTAGAGGCCTGTGGGGCCGGACTGCGACGAGAGGCAGCTCTGCACGTTCGCATAGTCGACGAACGGCGAGGGGATGAACGAGCCGAGACGGAAGATCGCCACGATACCGAGCGTGAAGCCTATCTTCCTCCGCAGATCGGGCGTGCGAAAAATCCGCGCGATAGCTCTGAACACGAGGCCTCCTGGTTGTGCTTTTCGGGTGAGCCAGACGGGTGGCCCCAGCAGGGGCCACCCGGGATGACTACTTGACGGAGCCGCCCGCTGCGACGATCTTCGCCTCTGCCGAGCCGGAGACCTTGTCCACTGCAACGTTCAGCTTAACGCCAACTTCACCCTGGCCAAGAACCTTGACCTTCTCGTTCTTGCGGACCGCACCCTTTGCCACGAGGTCGCTCGTGGTGACATCGCCGCCCTTGGGGTACAGCTCAGCGAGCTTCTCGAGGTTGACGACCTGATACTCGACGCGGAACGGGTTCTTGAACCCGCGCAGCTTCGGAGCACGCATGATGCTGTTCAGGTTTCCACCCTCGAGCCCGACGCGCACCTGGTAACGAGCCTTCGTTCCCTTGGTACCGCGACCGGCCGTCTTACCCTTGGAGCCCTCACCACGACCAACGCGGGTCTTGGCGGTCTTCGAGCCGGGGGCCGGACGGAGGTGGTGCATCTTCAGCACCTGGGGACGCGACTCGGTCTCGTCCTTCGGGGCTGCCTTCTTCGCGGGGGCCTTGGCCGGAGCCTTCGCAGGTGCCTCAGCCTTGGTGGCCGCGCTCGCCTTGGAGGCCGGGGCCTTCTCGGCAGCGGTCTTGGCGGGTGCCTTGGCGGCAGCAGCCTTGGCCGGAGCCTTGGCAGCAGCAGCCTTGGCGGGAGCCTTGTCTGCGGCAGCCTTCGCAGGCGCCTTCTTCTCAGCAGCAGCCTTGGCGGGTGCCTTGGCTGCGGCCTTTGCCGGAGCCTTAGCGGCCGGCTTCTTCTCTTCAGCCATTAGTCAATCTCCTCGACCTTCACCAGGTGGGCGACGGTACGGACGTAGCCGCGGTTCTGCGCATTGTCCTCGCGCACGACGGAGTCGTTGATGCGCTTGAGGCCCAAGCTGCGCAGCGTGTCACGCTGGTTCTGCTTCTCACTGATTTTGGACTTGATCTGGGTTACCTTCAGGCGAGCCATCAGACACCTGCCTTCGTTGCCTCGGCCTTGGCCGTGGCGGCCTGGATCCGCAGGATCTGCTCGGGCACGACGTCTTCGATCGAGAGGCCACGACGCGCAGCAACTGCGGCGGGCTCCTCGAGCTCCTTCAGTGCCGTCACAGTCGCACGGACGATGTTGATCGTGTTCGACGAGCCGAGCGACTTGCTCAGGACGTCATGGATGCCTGCACACTCGAGCACGGCGCGCACCGGACCACCGGCGATAACACCGGTACCTGCGGCGGCCGGACGGAGCAGCACGACACCGGCGGCGGACTCGCCCTGCACGGGGTGCGGGATGGTCTTGCCGACGCGGGGGACGCGGAAGAAGTTCTTCTTCGCCTCCTCGACACCCTTGCTGATCGCGGTGGGCACCTCGCGTGCCTTGCCGTAGCCGACGCCGACCAGACCGTTGCCGTCGCCGACGACCACGAGAGCGGTGAAGCTGAAGCGACGACCACCCTTCACGACCTTCGAGACGCGGTTGATGGTGACGACGCGCTCCAGGAACTGGCTCTTGTCTGAGTCACGGCTTCCGCGCTGCTGGTTGGGGTTGCGCTCGCGACCACCGCGGCGAGCCTCACGAGGCTCGTTACGGGTGGGCTCCGACGATGCGGCAGTCTCCACGGGCGTCTCGGCTACTTCAGCCACAGCCTGCTCCTTGCTAGTTGTAGCGCTGTTATCAGTGCTCACAGGTTCAATCCACCCTCTCGCGCTCC
Coding sequences within it:
- the rpsE gene encoding 30S ribosomal protein S5 produces the protein MAEVAETPVETAASSEPTRNEPREARRGGRERNPNQQRGSRDSDKSQFLERVVTINRVSKVVKGGRRFSFTALVVVGDGNGLVGVGYGKAREVPTAISKGVEEAKKNFFRVPRVGKTIPHPVQGESAAGVVLLRPAAAGTGVIAGGPVRAVLECAGIHDVLSKSLGSSNTINIVRATVTALKELEEPAAVAARRGLSIEDVVPEQILRIQAATAKAEATKAGV
- the secY gene encoding preprotein translocase subunit SecY, with the translated sequence MFRAIARIFRTPDLRRKIGFTLGIVAIFRLGSFIPSPFVDYANVQSCLSSQSGPTGLYELVNLFSGGALLQLSVFALGIMPYITASIIVQLLRVVIPHFDTLYKEGQSGQAKLTQYTRYLTIGLGVLQSTTLVTVARSGTLFGSNGSADCSALITNDAWYAILLMVITMTAGTGLIMWMGELITERGIGNGMSLLIFISIAATFPTALWSIAVARSFEIFLLVLAVGLVIMTAVVFVEQSQRRVPVQYAKRMVGRRTYGGNNTYIPIKVNMAGVIPVIFASSLLYLPALIAQFNQPANGDLPAPWVQWVQDNLTSGDNPLYMAVYFVLIIGFTYFYVAITFNPEEVADNMKKYGGFIPGIRAGRPTAEYLDYVLTRVTLPGSLYLGIVALIPLIALATVGANQNFPFGGASILIIVGVGLETVKQIDSQLQQRHYEGLLR
- the rpmD gene encoding 50S ribosomal protein L30, which gives rise to MARLKVTQIKSKISEKQNQRDTLRSLGLKRINDSVVREDNAQNRGYVRTVAHLVKVEEID
- the rplO gene encoding 50S ribosomal protein L15, with protein sequence MAEEKKPAAKAPAKAAAKAPAKAAAEKKAPAKAAADKAPAKAAAAKAPAKAAAAKAPAKTAAEKAPASKASAATKAEAPAKAPAKAPAKKAAPKDETESRPQVLKMHHLRPAPGSKTAKTRVGRGEGSKGKTAGRGTKGTKARYQVRVGLEGGNLNSIMRAPKLRGFKNPFRVEYQVVNLEKLAELYPKGGDVTTSDLVAKGAVRKNEKVKVLGQGEVGVKLNVAVDKVSGSAEAKIVAAGGSVK